The window GCGCCACTTTACGCGCGGCAATGCCGGACGTGCCGACGCCGGTGACGACGATTTTTCCTGTGCAGTCGCGCAATTCGCTCATTAAAGACTGCCAGGTCTGCTCTGTCAGATGCTGGCCCAATCCCGCCAGAGCCTCACTGTAGAGCTGCCATACGCCGGTCGCCTGGGACCATGAATCACTCATGCGTCCTCCTGCATTAACTGGCGGTATTTCATATGGTCCTGGTACATCTCGTGGAAAACCCGGTATTTGCGATCGTAGTACTGCTTAATACGGTTGGTTTGCGGGGTGACCGTCTTACCAATGCGGCTCATCGCTGACATCGCTTCCGGGAAGGTATCGAACACACCTGCGGCGAGAGTTCCCATCATGGCGCTGCCCAGCAGCATGGCTTCACTTTCTTCCGGTAGCAGCATCGCACAGCCGGTGGCGTTGGCATGTTCCTGCACGAAAATTGGGTTTTTCGTGCCGCCGCCGCTGGCCATAATGGTATCGATGGTATACCCGCTTTGGTTCATCGTTTCGATAATATGCCGCGTCCCCAGCGCAATGGCCTGAATGGTCGCCAGATACTGCAGCGCCATATCTTCCGGCGTCCGGGACAGCTTCAAGCCGGTAATTGCACCGGTGAGCGTTGGGTTAGCGCGCGGGGAGCGGTTACCGTGGAAATAGGGCAGAATATGCATATCGCGGGTCAGAAAGGCGATATCTTCCGGTTCGCCGGCCATTTTACGCAGCAGCGCATTCAGCACTTCGTAAATGGTCTGCCCCTGTGATTTTGCCTGCGCCAGCAGCGTGTCGTAGCACGGGTGTGACTGAATAACGTGGTCGATTAACGCGCCGGTGGCCGACTGTCCACCTTCGTTGAGCCAGTATTGCGGCAGGACGGCGGAGTAGTAAGGACCCCAGACGCCGCTGATAAAGCGCGGCTCTTTAGAAATTGCCATATGACCGGTGGACGTGCCGCCAATCAGCGCGACGCGGCGGTCAAAATCAGCCACCTCGCCGGTCACACCGCTGGCACCGAGGGTGCCCAGCGTTCCGGCGTGGGCATCAATAATCGACACGCTGACCGCGGTCCCTGGGATCAGACCCATTTCGCTGGCGGCCCGTGCAGAAAGGCCATGACCGAGCGGTTCCCCCATCGTTTTCACGTCGCGGCCAATTTTAGCGGCATCGTGCTCCAACAAGTCTTCCAGCCCAATCTGGCGGAAATAGCTGGCATCCCATTTGTCCTCATGACCCATATAGGTCCATTTACACACCGTCGAGCACAGCGAGCGCGTGTCGTCGCCTGTCGCGCGCCAGGTGAGGAAATCCGGCAGGTCAAAGTAGTAGCCCGCATTGGCCCAGGTGTTGGGCATATGCTGCTTCAGCCACAGCAGTTTTGGCGTTTGCATTTCCGGCGAGATAATCCCGCCGACGTAGTCCAGCACTCGATGATGCAGGGCGTTAATGCGCTCAGCTTGAGTAATGGCACGGTGATCCATCCACACAATAATGTTTTGTTCGCTGCGTCCGGAAGGGCTGATGGTCAGCGGTTTACCTTCTTTATCGAGCACCACCAGCGAGCAGGTGGCGTCGAAGCCCAGACCTTTCACCTGAATCGGGTTGATATCTGACTGGTTAATCGCATCACGAACCGCGTTACACACTGCCTGCCAGATGTTATCTGAGGATTGCTCAACGAAATCGGCCTGCGGACGGTAAATCTCAATCGCCCGGCTGGCCTGACCGACCATTCTGCCGTTGAGATCAAACACGCCTGCACGGGCGCTACCGGTTCCGACATCCACACCAATAAAGTAACTTGCCATAATTTTTTCTCCTGGAATCAGGCTTTACGATTCTGTAATGCGATAAAGAGGATCAGCACCGCGCCCCACAGCGCCATCGTCAGATAGCTACTGACCCCCAGCAAGTTAAGGCCGCTTTCCAGCATTTGCAGCACAATGAGCGCTAGCACCAGGCCGATAATACGCCCGAAGCCGCCATCCGGGTTGATGCCACCCAGCACCGAGGCGAGGATGGTGACCAGCAGATAGGATTCGCCGTATCCGGCTTTTGCCGAGTTAAATTTCGCCATCATCAGGATGGCGGCTACCCAGCCGAGCAGGGCCGAAATGACGTACACGGAGATCTGTACCCGTACCGTATTCACGCCGCTGTAGCGGGTTGCCTGTTCGTTGGACCCGACGAGATACAGGCTGCGCCCAAGTGTGGTGTGTTCCAGCAATACCCACAGCAGGATGGCCACGAGGAAAAAGAGCAGTAGCGCCACGGGGATACCGGCAATCGTGCCGTTACCCAGGTATTGAATAGCGGTCGGGAAGCCGGAAATGACCGTGCCGTTAGAGAGCAGAAT of the Citrobacter freundii genome contains:
- a CDS encoding FGGY-family carbohydrate kinase codes for the protein MASYFIGVDVGTGSARAGVFDLNGRMVGQASRAIEIYRPQADFVEQSSDNIWQAVCNAVRDAINQSDINPIQVKGLGFDATCSLVVLDKEGKPLTISPSGRSEQNIIVWMDHRAITQAERINALHHRVLDYVGGIISPEMQTPKLLWLKQHMPNTWANAGYYFDLPDFLTWRATGDDTRSLCSTVCKWTYMGHEDKWDASYFRQIGLEDLLEHDAAKIGRDVKTMGEPLGHGLSARAASEMGLIPGTAVSVSIIDAHAGTLGTLGASGVTGEVADFDRRVALIGGTSTGHMAISKEPRFISGVWGPYYSAVLPQYWLNEGGQSATGALIDHVIQSHPCYDTLLAQAKSQGQTIYEVLNALLRKMAGEPEDIAFLTRDMHILPYFHGNRSPRANPTLTGAITGLKLSRTPEDMALQYLATIQAIALGTRHIIETMNQSGYTIDTIMASGGGTKNPIFVQEHANATGCAMLLPEESEAMLLGSAMMGTLAAGVFDTFPEAMSAMSRIGKTVTPQTNRIKQYYDRKYRVFHEMYQDHMKYRQLMQEDA
- a CDS encoding ABC transporter permease; amino-acid sequence: MKTIARFLPGDAIIRLQCIIIVVVALVFSALLGSRFFSVANFQSISSQLPILGMLALGMGMTMLTGGINLSIIAGANACSLVMAAIIVAHPDNPLFLVIALLAGAAVAVAIGTLNGALIAWVGVSPILATLGTMTLISGLNILLSNGTVISGFPTAIQYLGNGTIAGIPVALLLFFLVAILLWVLLEHTTLGRSLYLVGSNEQATRYSGVNTVRVQISVYVISALLGWVAAILMMAKFNSAKAGYGESYLLVTILASVLGGINPDGGFGRIIGLVLALIVLQMLESGLNLLGVSSYLTMALWGAVLILFIALQNRKA